A region of Lycium barbarum isolate Lr01 chromosome 1, ASM1917538v2, whole genome shotgun sequence DNA encodes the following proteins:
- the LOC132615376 gene encoding protein DETOXIFICATION 56-like: MPEAMTKKWPENLIQNALLEIKLQRGIVLPLMAMNFTWFAKTAITTAFLGRLGELSLAGATLGFTFANMTGVLNGLSGAMEPICGQAFGAKNHKLLHKTLVMATSLLLFVSIPISFLWLNVDKILIKFGQQEDISMVAKKYLIYLLPDLVITSFLCPLKAYLSTQNITIPIMLTSALAVALHIPINVLLSMTNGLEGISMAYWITDLLITILLAIYVVIAENKKSGKWNAGGWWEQGIYDWIRLLKLCGPCCLTTCLEWWCYEILVLLTGRLENAKQAVGVIAIVLNFDYLVFSVMLSLATCASIRVSNELGADSPGPAYKAAYVSLGLSIVVGFLGGSVMAAARGIWGPLFSHDKGIIRRVKRIMVLMVFTPDLVTN, from the coding sequence ATGCCTGAAGCAATGACCAAAAAATGGCCAGAAAATCTCATACAAAATGCCCTCTTAGAAATAAAATTGCAAAGGGGAATAGTACTCCCTCTAATGGCTATGAACTTCACATGGTTTGCAAAAACAGCCATCACAACTGCGTTCCTCGGTAGGCTTGGAGAGCTTTCTTTAGCAGGAGCCACGTTAGGTTTTACGTTCGCGAACATGACTGGAGTCTTGAATGGCCTAAGTGGTGCTATGGAGCCTATTTGTGGACAAGCATTTGGAGCCAAGAATCATAAGTTACTTCACAAGACCCTTGTTATGGCTACTTCTTTGTTACTATTTGTCTCAATTCCTATTTCTTTCTTGTGGCTTAATGTTGACAAAATTCTCATTAAATTTGGCCAGCAAGAAGACATTTCTATGGTAGCTAAAAAGTATCTTATTTATCTCCTCCCTGATTTGGTGATCACTTCATTTTTGTGTCCATTGAAAGCATATTTAAGCACACAAAATATTACAATCCCAATTATGTTAACCTCAGCTCTGGCTGTTGCTCTGCATATACCGATAAACGTGCTACTTTCAATGACTAACGGACTAGAAGGAATTTCCATGGCATATTGGATAACAGACTTATTGATCACGATTCTTTTAGCTATTTATGTTGTGATAGCGGAGAATAAAAAGAGCGGAAAGTGGAACGCAGGAGGCTGGTGGGAACAGGGGATTTATGATTGGATCAGATTGCTAAAACTATGTGGACCATGTTGCCTTACAACTTGCCTTGAATGGTGGTGCTACGAGATTTTAGTTTTGCTAACAGGGCGTCTCGAGAATGCTAAACAAGCAGTTGGGGTTATAGCAATTGTGTTGAACTTTGATTATTTGGTCTTTTCAGTGATGCTCTCACTCGCCACATGTGCATCCATTCGCGTGTCCAATGAGCTGGGGGCAGATAGTCCGGGCCCTGCTTACAAGGCAGCATATGTGTCATTAGGGTTAAGTATAGTCGTTGGTTTTCTCGGTGGCTCTGTAATGGCAGCAGCAAGAGGAATTTGGGGGCCTTTGTTTAGCCATGACAAAGGGATAATTAGACGTGTGAAGAGGATTATGGTGTTAATGGTGTTTACCCCCGatttggtaaccaattga